Proteins from one Methanobrevibacter sp. genomic window:
- the pglX gene encoding BREX-1 system adenine-specific DNA-methyltransferase PglX has product MYRNFDFCNEYGYNALMTPFVWMFIKNYENLRNFIINTKSISSLIQLEYSAFSEATVPICTFVLSNFDENYIGTYLKLSEFAGGMEIQKEKVLDATTVHTNYKFYSDTKKYNTIPLYPIAYWADETVVTPFNKGHLLEEETSIKVGLQTGDVNRFIRFWFEVNFNNIEFNCKSCEETRYINKKWFPHNKGGNYRKWYGNNYHVVNWENNGFEIKNNRNKNGKLKSRPQNSDFYFKKGLTYSSLSSGKISFRYNSEGFIFDTKGSKCFINNEKDFEYIFAFLNNDITMIFLSFLAPTLDFNVGSLKKLPILFDNTYNEEIYNLVHENIKITKEEWDDYEISWDFKTHPLLKFKEKSIERSFNNRKQHNLNMFESLKHNEERLNEIFSIIYSINFDTNIKDKYVSIKKVNDENDVKSFISYAIGCMFGRYSLDKEGLQFTGGNFNKNNYQIFEADNDNIIPVLDSEYFEDDIVGQFVEFVKTCFGEETLEENLDFIANSLSKNKKPSREIIRYYLLNEFYENHIKIYQNCPIYWQFSSGKQNGFNCLVYMHRYEPSLVARIRTDYLHKTQKAIEQRIANTDNIINNSTSKQEVANATKEKAKLQKQLKETQEYDEVLAHIANQNIEIDLDDGVKVNYAKFQNIEIKKEGSKTKKANLLKKI; this is encoded by the coding sequence ATTTATAGAAACTTTGATTTTTGTAATGAATATGGGTATAATGCATTAATGACACCATTTGTATGGATGTTTATTAAAAACTATGAGAATTTAAGGAACTTTATCATTAACACTAAATCAATTTCATCATTGATTCAATTAGAATACTCAGCATTTTCAGAAGCTACTGTACCAATATGTACTTTTGTATTATCTAATTTTGATGAAAATTATATTGGCACATACCTAAAATTATCTGAATTTGCTGGAGGAATGGAAATTCAAAAAGAAAAGGTTCTAGATGCAACAACAGTGCATACTAATTATAAATTTTATTCAGATACAAAAAAATACAACACTATACCATTATACCCTATTGCATACTGGGCGGATGAAACAGTAGTTACTCCTTTTAATAAAGGCCATTTACTAGAAGAAGAAACTTCAATTAAAGTCGGTTTACAAACAGGAGATGTTAATAGATTTATTCGCTTTTGGTTTGAAGTAAATTTTAATAATATTGAATTTAATTGTAAAAGTTGCGAAGAAACTAGATATATTAATAAAAAATGGTTCCCCCACAACAAAGGAGGAAATTATCGAAAATGGTATGGAAATAATTATCATGTAGTGAATTGGGAGAATAATGGTTTTGAAATAAAGAATAATCGGAATAAAAATGGAAAATTAAAATCAAGACCTCAAAATTCTGATTTTTATTTTAAAAAAGGATTAACATATTCATCATTATCCTCTGGAAAAATATCATTTAGGTATAATAGTGAGGGATTTATATTTGATACTAAAGGATCAAAATGTTTCATTAATAATGAAAAGGATTTTGAATACATTTTTGCATTTTTAAATAATGATATTACTATGATTTTCCTATCCTTTTTAGCTCCAACTCTAGATTTTAATGTTGGGTCATTAAAAAAATTACCAATACTATTTGATAACACATATAATGAAGAAATTTATAACTTAGTTCATGAAAATATTAAGATTACTAAAGAAGAATGGGACGATTATGAAATAAGTTGGGATTTTAAAACCCATCCATTATTAAAATTTAAAGAAAAATCTATAGAACGTTCCTTTAACAATCGAAAGCAACATAATTTAAATATGTTTGAAAGTTTAAAACATAACGAAGAAAGATTAAATGAAATTTTTTCTATAATCTATTCAATTAATTTTGATACAAATATTAAAGATAAATATGTGTCAATTAAAAAAGTAAATGATGAAAATGATGTTAAATCTTTTATTTCATATGCAATTGGATGTATGTTTGGCCGTTATTCTTTAGACAAAGAAGGATTACAATTTACAGGGGGAAATTTCAACAAAAATAATTATCAGATATTCGAGGCTGATAATGATAATATTATTCCAGTATTAGATTCAGAATATTTTGAAGATGATATTGTGGGACAATTTGTTGAATTTGTAAAAACCTGCTTTGGAGAAGAAACCTTAGAAGAAAACTTAGATTTTATAGCTAATTCATTATCTAAAAATAAAAAACCATCAAGAGAAATCATTAGATATTATCTCTTAAACGAATTCTACGAAAACCATATTAAAATATATCAAAATTGCCCTATATACTGGCAATTCTCAAGCGGTAAACAAAACGGTTTCAATTGCCTGGTTTACATGCACAGGTACGAACCATCTTTAGTAGCTAGAATCAGAACAGATTACTTACACAAAACTCAAAAAGCAATAGAACAGAGAATAGCTAACACTGACAATATCATTAACAACTCTACATCAAAACAAGAGGTTGCTAATGCAACTAAGGAAAAAGCCAAGCTTCAAAAGCAATTAAAAGAAACTCAAGAATACGATGAAGTTCTAGCACATATTGCAAATCAGAATATTGAAATTGACTTGGACGACGGAGTCAAAGTTAACTATGCAAAATTCCAGAATATTGAAATTAAAAAAGAAGGTTCCAAAACTAAAAAGGCAAACCTTCTTAAAAAGATTTAA
- a CDS encoding integrase, protein MNSNRLFQKFCRDRNIKSSTRKGYDSALKLYEDFNGEIIEDLFAEARFEENERIPLKDRKIKKRLIDFRTNLLNSKLSPNTSKTYFSKVKTFYLHFEFELPHLPQTKYDRIYETNYLDLPTREHIREALLISPIDIKAVILFMSSSGTAKAETLSLTVEHFIQGTQEYHHGGSIEFILETLDKKTNVVPTFYLKRIKTDKYYYTFCSPEASSAIVKYLKTRENLKLEDHLFDFTSSLLLTRFQEINDKMDWGFKGKYRFFRSHTLRKFHASNIGLSAEYIDSLQGRSKNEVHETYIKTNPKKLKEIYKSAMKNVMIYENKGPEIKKQEFNIIINVFLSGKEYNII, encoded by the coding sequence ATGAATTCTAATAGATTATTTCAAAAATTTTGCAGAGATAGAAATATCAAATCAAGTACCCGTAAAGGTTATGATTCAGCTTTAAAATTATATGAAGATTTTAACGGTGAGATAATTGAAGATTTATTCGCTGAAGCACGATTTGAGGAAAATGAAAGAATCCCTCTTAAGGATAGAAAAATAAAAAAGAGATTAATTGACTTTAGAACTAATTTGCTAAATAGTAAATTATCTCCCAATACTTCAAAAACATATTTCTCAAAAGTAAAAACGTTTTACTTGCACTTTGAGTTTGAACTGCCTCATTTACCTCAAACTAAATATGATAGGATTTATGAGACAAATTATTTGGACTTGCCCACACGTGAACATATACGTGAAGCGTTACTTATTTCACCAATTGACATAAAAGCAGTGATACTTTTCATGTCCAGTTCAGGAACTGCAAAAGCAGAAACATTATCATTAACGGTTGAGCATTTTATACAAGGCACACAGGAATATCATCATGGAGGATCAATTGAATTTATCCTAGAAACTCTTGATAAGAAAACAAATGTTGTTCCGACTTTTTATTTGAAAAGAATTAAGACCGATAAATACTATTATACGTTTTGCTCTCCAGAAGCCAGCTCAGCAATTGTTAAATATTTAAAAACACGTGAGAACTTAAAATTAGAAGATCACTTATTTGATTTCACCTCATCGTTATTATTAACTCGTTTTCAAGAAATCAATGATAAAATGGACTGGGGATTTAAAGGAAAATACCGTTTCTTTAGATCACATACGCTGCGTAAGTTTCATGCATCAAATATTGGCCTTTCTGCTGAGTATATTGATAGTTTACAGGGACGTAGCAAAAATGAAGTTCATGAAACTTATATTAAAACCAATCCTAAAAAACTAAAGGAAATCTACAAATCCGCAATGAAAAATGTGATGATTTATGAAAATAAAGGTCCAGAGATAAAAAAACAAGAATTTAATATAATAATTAATGTCTTTTTATCTGGAAAAGAATACAACATTATTTAA
- a CDS encoding type I restriction enzyme HsdR N-terminal domain-containing protein: MTFENQILDFSKNITNKKRGISTEETTKISLVLPFLKILEYDVENPHELKAEYVADTGVRKREKIDLAVFIDNEVKILIECKSANTKLNSNHLSQLYRYFSVSDVKFVVLTNGIVYQFFTDSKNPGRMDQNPFLEVDLRKLTDEKIESLKLFTKSRFSQEKILEHVEELKYRHEIHNILLNEIRYPSDELIRVFAKKIYSGNLDKKQMKYFHKIIKDELKDVFENDYELGSSEIITTEEEIQGFYIVRAIVSEIINPDKITMKDRKSYCAIFFDDNKNYTICRLYFNDLDNLAIAFFDSMDKDKYGSRIGEIMPINNINDIYNYKDKLLDTVSAYKKIFKLK, encoded by the coding sequence ATGACATTTGAAAATCAGATTCTGGATTTTTCTAAAAATATAACTAATAAAAAGAGAGGAATCTCAACTGAAGAGACAACTAAAATTTCTTTAGTTTTGCCTTTTTTAAAAATTTTAGAATATGATGTTGAAAATCCTCATGAACTGAAAGCAGAATATGTTGCAGATACGGGGGTTCGAAAAAGAGAAAAAATAGATTTGGCGGTTTTTATTGATAATGAAGTTAAAATATTAATTGAATGCAAATCTGCTAACACTAAACTCAATTCCAATCATTTAAGTCAGTTATATAGGTATTTCAGTGTAAGTGATGTTAAATTTGTTGTTTTAACTAATGGAATTGTTTATCAGTTTTTCACTGACTCTAAAAATCCTGGAAGAATGGATCAAAACCCATTTTTAGAAGTTGATTTGAGAAAATTAACTGATGAAAAAATTGAATCTTTAAAATTATTTACAAAATCTAGGTTTTCACAAGAAAAAATTTTAGAACATGTTGAAGAGTTAAAATACAGGCATGAAATCCATAATATTTTATTAAATGAAATAAGGTATCCTAGTGATGAATTAATAAGAGTGTTTGCTAAAAAAATATATTCCGGAAATTTAGATAAAAAACAGATGAAATATTTCCATAAAATAATCAAAGACGAATTGAAAGACGTTTTTGAAAATGATTATGAATTAGGTTCATCTGAAATTATTACAACTGAAGAGGAAATTCAAGGATTTTACATTGTAAGAGCAATTGTAAGTGAGATTATAAATCCAGATAAAATTACAATGAAAGATAGAAAAAGTTATTGTGCAATTTTCTTTGATGACAATAAAAATTATACAATATGTAGGTTGTATTTTAATGATTTAGATAATTTGGCTATTGCGTTTTTTGATTCTATGGATAAGGATAAGTATGGCTCTAGAATTGGCGAAATAATGCCAATTAATAATATAAATGATATCTATAATTATAAAGATAAATTGTTAGATACTGTTAGTGCTTATAAAAAAATATTTAAACTTAAATAA